One Glutamicibacter halophytocola DNA segment encodes these proteins:
- a CDS encoding redox-sensing transcriptional repressor Rex, which produces MSELEARVLPEATLARLTQYLRALNALEAQGLERTSSGVLAKEAGVNPSILRKDLSWLGSYGTRGVGYVVRELAEHISRTLGLNQDWKVAIVGAGNLGRALSGYAGFTSRGFNVKAIFDVDPALIGEPVGELRVESISDLAPVIDREEINIVVLAVPGDAAQDLVYALSELSVRSVLSFAPKPLKVPAGMNLRRVDLSTELQILAYLAVQG; this is translated from the coding sequence ATGTCTGAGCTTGAAGCTCGTGTCCTGCCTGAAGCCACCCTGGCGCGACTCACACAGTATTTGCGGGCACTGAATGCGCTGGAAGCCCAAGGGCTGGAACGAACCAGCTCCGGGGTGCTGGCCAAGGAAGCGGGCGTGAACCCTTCGATCCTGCGCAAAGACCTTTCCTGGCTTGGATCCTACGGTACTCGTGGCGTCGGCTACGTCGTACGCGAGCTGGCAGAGCATATCAGCAGGACCCTTGGGCTGAACCAGGACTGGAAAGTCGCCATTGTCGGCGCCGGTAACCTTGGCCGGGCCTTGAGCGGGTATGCAGGATTCACTTCGCGAGGTTTCAACGTCAAGGCCATTTTTGATGTTGATCCTGCACTCATTGGCGAGCCAGTCGGTGAGCTGCGGGTGGAATCCATTAGCGACCTTGCCCCAGTCATCGACCGTGAAGAAATCAACATCGTCGTTCTCGCAGTGCCCGGCGATGCTGCCCAAGACCTGGTCTATGCGCTTTCTGAGTTATCTGTGCGCTCGGTGCTTTCATTTGCGCCGAAGCCATTGAAAGTTCCAGCCGGCATGAACCTGCGCCGGGTCGACCTTTCTACGGAACTCCAGATTTTGGCCTACTTGGCGGTCCAAGGCTAG
- a CDS encoding glutaredoxin family protein: MSTLHQIQLLVRKDCHLCHAARATVAEVTSRLNMEFSELDIDEHPELLSKHHEEVPVLFIDGQVKDFWTIDPQRLERLLSN; this comes from the coding sequence GTGAGTACATTGCATCAGATTCAGCTGTTGGTTCGTAAAGACTGCCATCTTTGCCACGCGGCACGAGCAACAGTTGCTGAGGTAACGAGCCGCTTGAACATGGAATTTTCTGAACTTGACATTGACGAGCACCCAGAACTTCTGTCCAAGCACCATGAGGAAGTACCGGTGCTATTTATCGATGGGCAGGTCAAAGACTTCTGGACTATCGACCCGCAACGGCTAGAGCGTCTGCTCAGCAACTAG
- a CDS encoding HAD family hydrolase: MPSTDNASAGTEAQAPGTVAAFFDVDNTLVRGASLYLLARKLREHRFFQLREILWFALKQLRFAARGEHLGDIHQIRDRALMMVRGIPVAEIEQIGNEIYDEYIEPKLWSGTVAIARQHLRVGREVWLVTATPLEVANVIADRLELSGALGTVVESRDGLYTGALASPILHAAEKAQAVRSLAKARGISLSRSWAYSDSYNDVPLLEAVGHPVCINPDARLRAYAKRRGWQVYDFRTGQRAAKFGLRAAGVLGALWAARRSILRRSGS, translated from the coding sequence ATGCCTTCCACCGATAACGCCTCCGCTGGCACCGAAGCCCAAGCCCCTGGAACTGTTGCCGCATTTTTTGATGTGGATAACACCTTGGTTCGTGGTGCCTCGCTGTATTTGCTGGCCCGCAAGCTCCGTGAGCATCGCTTCTTCCAGCTTCGTGAAATCCTCTGGTTCGCGTTGAAGCAATTACGCTTCGCCGCACGCGGCGAGCATCTGGGAGACATCCACCAGATTCGTGACCGGGCGCTGATGATGGTTCGCGGCATCCCCGTAGCCGAGATTGAACAAATCGGCAACGAGATTTATGACGAATACATCGAGCCGAAGTTGTGGTCGGGCACGGTGGCGATTGCCCGCCAGCACTTGCGCGTCGGCCGTGAAGTTTGGCTGGTCACCGCTACTCCCCTGGAAGTGGCGAATGTCATTGCAGATCGCCTCGAACTTTCAGGTGCATTGGGCACCGTCGTGGAGAGCCGCGATGGTTTGTATACCGGAGCTCTGGCCAGCCCGATCTTGCATGCGGCCGAAAAGGCGCAGGCTGTCAGGTCCTTGGCCAAGGCGCGTGGCATCTCGCTGTCGCGTTCTTGGGCGTACTCGGATTCCTACAACGACGTGCCACTGCTGGAAGCTGTAGGGCATCCCGTCTGCATCAATCCCGATGCCCGGTTGCGAGCCTATGCCAAGCGTCGCGGCTGGCAGGTCTATGACTTCCGCACCGGTCAGCGGGCCGCAAAATTCGGTCTGCGCGCCGCTGGCGTACTCGGCGCCTTGTGGGCTGCCAGGCGCTCAATTCTGCGTCGTTCCGGCTCGTAG
- a CDS encoding 30S ribosomal protein bS22 has product MGSVIKKRRKRMSKKKHRKLLRKTRHQRRNKK; this is encoded by the coding sequence ATGGGCTCTGTTATCAAGAAGCGCCGCAAGCGTATGTCCAAGAAGAAGCACCGTAAATTGCTTCGTAAGACTCGCCACCAGCGTCGCAATAAGAAGTAA
- a CDS encoding helix-turn-helix domain-containing protein, translated as MTDKQNFAGARFMTVAEVADMMRVSKMTVYRLIHAGDLPAVQFGRSYRVPENAVESYLSAAAIDPQHGTGSYGR; from the coding sequence ATGACGGATAAACAGAATTTTGCAGGAGCCCGTTTCATGACGGTGGCCGAAGTGGCTGACATGATGCGCGTTTCCAAAATGACGGTTTATCGGCTGATTCACGCAGGCGATCTGCCTGCCGTTCAGTTCGGCCGCTCCTATCGCGTTCCAGAGAACGCTGTGGAATCCTACCTCAGTGCTGCGGCCATTGATCCGCAGCACGGTACCGGTTCTTACGGTCGATAG
- the gdhA gene encoding NADP-specific glutamate dehydrogenase, which translates to MDKHLASIRDEVFRRNPGEAEFHQAVTEVFESLEAVSLKHPEYAEAAILQRLCEPERQIIFRVPWVDDQNRVQINRGFRVEFNSALGPYKGGLRFHPSVYLGIVKFLGFEQIFKNSLTGMPIGGGKGGSDFDPRGKSDGEVMRFCQSFMTELYRHIGEYTDVPAGDIGVGGREIGYLFGQYKRITNRYESGVLTGKGLSWGGSLVRPEATGYGAVIFTEEMLKTRGQSFDGQRVVVSGSGNVAIHAIEKAQDLGATVVTASDSAGFIVDEGGIDLELLRQIKEVERGRISEYAQRRGTSNVTYVSGGSVWDVAGTVALPCATQNELGEEAAKKMVAAGTIAVAEGANMPTTAEATAIFQGAGVLFGPGKAANAGGVATSALEMQQNASRDSWSFEHTERRLSEIMVGIHDSCAATADEYGIPGNYVAGANIAGFVKVADAMLAQGVI; encoded by the coding sequence TTGGACAAGCACTTAGCTTCGATTCGCGACGAAGTCTTCCGACGCAATCCCGGTGAAGCAGAATTCCACCAGGCCGTCACGGAAGTATTTGAAAGCCTTGAAGCGGTTTCGCTCAAGCACCCTGAATACGCCGAGGCCGCCATTCTGCAGCGCTTGTGCGAACCCGAGCGACAGATCATTTTCCGTGTGCCTTGGGTTGATGACCAGAACCGGGTTCAGATCAATCGCGGCTTCCGAGTTGAATTCAACTCCGCGCTGGGTCCATACAAGGGCGGTCTGCGTTTCCACCCTTCGGTCTACCTGGGCATCGTCAAGTTCCTTGGCTTTGAGCAAATTTTCAAGAATTCCCTGACCGGCATGCCAATCGGCGGCGGCAAGGGCGGTTCAGACTTCGACCCACGCGGCAAGTCCGATGGCGAAGTCATGCGCTTCTGCCAGTCCTTCATGACTGAGCTCTACCGCCACATCGGCGAATACACCGACGTCCCTGCCGGCGACATTGGCGTGGGCGGCCGCGAGATCGGCTACCTCTTCGGCCAGTACAAGCGCATCACCAACCGCTACGAATCAGGGGTCTTGACCGGCAAGGGGCTGAGCTGGGGCGGATCATTGGTTCGTCCAGAAGCCACTGGCTATGGAGCTGTAATCTTCACCGAAGAGATGCTCAAGACTCGCGGGCAGTCCTTCGACGGACAGCGCGTGGTCGTTTCGGGCTCGGGCAATGTTGCCATCCATGCCATCGAGAAGGCCCAGGACCTCGGCGCCACAGTTGTCACCGCATCAGACTCTGCCGGCTTCATCGTGGATGAAGGCGGCATTGATCTTGAACTGCTGCGCCAGATCAAGGAAGTCGAGCGAGGACGTATTTCTGAATACGCGCAGCGTCGTGGCACCAGCAATGTCACGTACGTTTCTGGAGGCAGCGTATGGGACGTAGCGGGCACCGTGGCGTTGCCATGCGCCACCCAGAACGAGCTCGGCGAAGAAGCAGCCAAGAAGATGGTCGCCGCTGGCACCATCGCTGTTGCAGAAGGCGCCAACATGCCGACCACGGCCGAAGCCACCGCCATCTTCCAGGGTGCCGGCGTGCTCTTTGGCCCAGGCAAAGCCGCCAACGCCGGTGGCGTGGCCACCTCCGCGTTGGAGATGCAGCAGAATGCCAGCCGTGATTCGTGGAGCTTCGAGCACACCGAACGGCGACTCAGCGAAATCATGGTCGGTATTCACGACAGCTGTGCCGCCACCGCCGACGAGTACGGCATTCCCGGCAATTACGTCGCTGGCGCAAACATCGCCGGATTCGTGAAGGTTGCCGATGCCATGCTTGCGCAGGGCGTGATCTAA
- a CDS encoding ArsR/SmtB family transcription factor: MAIDEVFSALAEPTRRKIIEALKNEPKAVGALVTELEISQPTVSKHLKVLREAQLVSMAAAGQRRIYSIDTSALEDLVHWCADLVPVPEAEEQQAGHQANSQLATAANPTAQQIGRSVGRGLEQVTGRAQEFLERLPRFGRRR, translated from the coding sequence GTGGCAATTGATGAAGTTTTTTCGGCGTTGGCAGAGCCAACCCGTCGCAAGATTATTGAAGCGCTCAAGAATGAGCCAAAAGCCGTGGGTGCGCTGGTCACCGAGCTGGAGATTTCCCAGCCTACGGTGTCCAAGCACCTGAAGGTATTGCGCGAGGCGCAGCTGGTGAGCATGGCCGCTGCCGGCCAACGTCGTATCTACAGCATTGATACTTCTGCGCTGGAGGACTTGGTGCACTGGTGCGCCGACTTGGTGCCCGTTCCGGAAGCTGAAGAGCAGCAGGCCGGCCATCAAGCGAATTCGCAGCTTGCGACTGCAGCGAATCCAACGGCTCAGCAAATTGGCCGCAGCGTCGGGCGCGGATTGGAACAAGTCACCGGGCGGGCCCAAGAATTCCTGGAACGGCTCCCTCGTTTTGGGCGCCGTCGCTAG